The nucleotide sequence CGGCTTCGGTGGCTTCGGTGGCTCGGACGAGGGGCCCGGGGGCACACGGACCGAGGGCACGGCCGCGTCGGGCACGGTCGCGTCCGCGCCGGCCACCGACGGCGAGCAGCCCGGCGCCGCTCCGGCCGTCGATGCCGCCGCGGAGCCCGCGGCGGCCGAGGTCACCTTCGAGGTGACCGGATCCGGGACGGCGGACACGATCACCGTCGGCCGGGGGACGTCGGTCACCCAGGTCACCGGCGCGGACCTGCCGTGGGACCGGACCTCACCCGCGGCCGACGAGCCCACCGACTACTCGGTCAGTGCCACCGGTGGGTCCGGTGAGATCTCCTGCCGGATCCTCGTCGACGGCGCCGTCATCTCCGAGGAGTCGGCGGAGGGCAACTTCTCCGCGGTGTCCTGCAGCGGTAATCGCTGACGGCGGCGGCGACTGCTGACGGCGACAACTGCTGACGGCGGCCGCCGCCGTGCTGCGGCGCGTCCGGGGCACCGCCCGGTGGCGCGTCCGCTGGTGCTCCGGCCGTGGCCGGTGGTTCGATACCGAACGTGTTGCGCGCCGAGAAAACCAGCCCGTTTCGTAGTGCGTACGCGTTCAGTGTGGACGGTGTCCCGGTCAGCACGTTCAGCTCGCGCTGGTGGCGCTCCGGCGGACGGATGACGGTCGACGGTGCCGACTACCAGGTCGGGGCGAACATCTGGGGCAGCACCTACACGATGACCGGCGGCCCCGGCGGCCCGGACGCGGTGGTCGCCACGGCCGAGCGGGTCGCCCGCAAGCACTGGACGGTCACCGCCGACGGTCGCTCCTACCGGTTCCGGCGGGCCTCGATGTGGAGCTCCGAGCAGCTGCTGGTCGAGGGCGATCAGACACTCGGCTCGGTCCGCAGACTGAGCTGGTGGCGCGGCGGCGCCGAGGCCGAGCTCCCGGGGCTGAGCCTGCCGGTGCAGCTGTTCGTGGTCGCGGTCGTGCTCTCGATGTGGGAGAAGCAGCAGAACGCCGCGGCCGGCGGGGGCGGCGGCTGATGCGCACCCCCGTCCCCGACTACCTGGCCGAGGTTCTCGACGGTGTCGTCGCCGACCGCTCCGGCCGGGTCGCCGACTACATCCCCGACCTGGCCGACGCCGATCCGGAGGTGCTCGGCGTCGCGGTGACGACGGTCGCCGGGCGCACGTACGCGGCCGGCGACGCCGACGTCGAGTTCTCCATCCAGTCGATCTCCAAGCCGTTCGCCTACGCCGCCGCGCTCACCGACCGCGGCACCGAGGTGGTGGACGCGACGGTCGGCGTCGAACCGTCCGGCGAGGCGTTCGACGAACTGTCCCTGGAGGGCGGGACGCACCGCCCGAAGAACCCGATGATCAACGCCGGCGCGATCGCCGTGCACCACCTGCTGGTGGGGCCGGACGCGACCGGCGCCGCCCGCGTCGAGCGGGTCGTGGACTTCTTCTCCGAGCTCGCCGGGCGGCGGCTCACCGTCGACGAGTCGGTGTACCGGTCCGAGCTGGACACCGCCGACCGCAATCTCGCGATCGCGCACATGCTCCGCAACTACCGGGTGCTCAGCGAGCCGGCCGCCGAGGTCGTCGACGGCTACACCCGCCAGTGCGCGGTGAACGTGACCGTCCGCGACCTGGCGATGATGGGGGCGACGCTGGCGAACGCGGGCGTCCACCCGGTGACCGGACGACGGGTGCTGCCCGCCGCCGTCGCCCGCCGGACGATGTCGGTGATGGCCGGTTCCGGCATGTACGACGGCGCGGGGGACTGGCTGGTCCGGGTCGGCATCCCGGCGAAGAGCGGCGTCGCGGGCGGGATGCTCGGCGCGCTGCCCGGCCAGCTCGGGCTCGCCACCGTGTCCCCGCGGCTGGACGCGCACGGCAACAGCGTGCGCGGCGTCGCGATCTGCGAGCGGCTGTCCCGCGACATGGGCATGCACCTGATGGAGGCCGAGCCCTACGGCTCGACGGTGCTGCGCGGAACCCGGGTGGACGGCGACGCGACCGTCGTCGCGCTCCAGGGGGCCGTGCAGTTCTCCGGGGCGGAGGCGGTGCTGGACCGGCTGGCCACCGAACCGATCAGTACCCCGGAGGTCGTGCTGGACCTCTCCCGGGTCGACCGGTTCTCCGACGTCGGACGCCGGATGACGCTGGAGGGCCTGCGGCGGCTCACCCTGGACGGGCACACCGTCGCCGTCATCGATCCGGACGGGGTGCTCCCGGACCCGGATCTCGGCGACGGGACGCGGGCGCAGCTGCGGACCTGACCGGCCGCGCTCCCGCGCCCACGGCGTGCTCGGCGACCTGCGGCCCCCGGTCCGTGGTTCGATCGTCCGATGCACGTCGTCGATCACGAGCCGCACCACTGGTTCCTGCTCGACGACGACGGCCTGCTGCATCTCGACGTGCACTGCAACCACGGTCCGGTCGGCTACTCGGTGCTCGTCGCGCTCGACGACACCGAGACCCGGGATCTGTGCGAGCAGGGCCGCGACTACCTGCACCGGCTCGCCGACGCGATCCAGGACAGCGCGCCGCTGGCCCGGGGGAGCCGATCGCCGTACCGGGAGCGGGACCTGACGGCGACGCACCGGCAGCGGGTGAGCGACGCGGTCGAGGCGTGGCGGGCCGTGCGCCCGCGGTACGAGCACTGACCATGCACCCGCGGCCGGAGCACCGACGGATGGCCGGGGCCCGCGGAGAACCGCTCACCTGGTGAGCGGTCTCCCGCGGTCTGACCCCACGGTCCAGCCCGGGGTCCGGCTCCGCGGTCCGTCCCGGCAGTCCAGCCCCGTGCTCCGGCCCGGCTCGACCGATCACCCCGCGGGGCGCAGCTCCGCGACGACCCCCGCCACCAGCGGGTCCAGGTCCGCACCCCGGTCCGCGTCCTCGATCAGGTTGGTGATCATCGCCGGCGCCCAGAACTTGCGCAGGTGCGCGGCGATCGTCTCGACCGACTCGGTGGCCGGCCGGTCGGCGAACTGCCGGGCGATCTCGTGCACCATCCGCAGCTCGGGTGTGGTGGTCCCGGACACGGCCTAGTCACCCGCCACGACGACGGCGGCGGCCTGCCCGGAGCCCTCGGTCTCGGCCCCGGCCTCCACGCGCAGCGCGACCTGCACCGCGGTGACCTTGTACTCCGGGCAGTTCGTGGCCCAGTCCGAGTTCTCGGTGGTGACCACGTTCGCCCCGGAGACCGGATGGTGGAACGTCGTGTAGACGACACCGACCGGCATCCGGTCCGACAGGCGGGCCCGCAGCCGTGTCGAACCGACCCGGGAGCTGATCTCGACGAACTCGCCGTCGGAGATCCCGCGGTCCTCCGCGTCGTGCGGGTGGATCTCCAGCAGGTCCTCGGCGTGCCAGGACGAGTTCGCGGTGCGCCGGGTCTGGGCGCCCACGTTGTACTGGCTGAGGATCCGGCCGGTGGTCAGGATCAGCGGGTAGCGCCGCGTGCTGCGCTCCAGGGTCGGCACGTAGGACGTCGTCATGAGCTTGCCCTTGCCGCGGGCGAAGCCGTCCACGTGCATGATCGGCGTCCCCAGCGGGGCGTTGTCGTTGCACGGCCACTGCACCGAGCCGACCTCGTCGAGGTAGCGATGGCTGACCCCGGCGAACGTCGGGGTGGTCGCGGCGATCTCGTCCATGATGTCGGCCGAGTTGTCCCAGCCCATGTCGAAGCCCATCAGGCCGGCGATCTCGCTGACCACCTGCCACTCGTGCTTGCCGGTGCGCGGTGCGGTCGTCGGCCGGACCCGGTTGATCCGCCGCTCGGCGTTGGTGAAGGTGCCGTCCTTCTCCAGGAAGGACGTCCCCGGCAGGAAGACGTGGGCGAACCGGGCCGTCTCGTTGAGGAACAGATCCTGCACGACGAGGCAGTCCAGCGCGGTGAGCGCCGCCTCGACGTGCCGGGTGTTCGGGTCGGACTGCGCGATGTCCTCGCCCTGCACGAACAGCCCGCGGAAGGTGCCCCGCACGGCGGCGTCGAACATGTTCGGAATCCGCAGGCCGGGGTGCGGATCGAGGGTGGTGCCCCACAGCTGCTCGTAGATGTCGCGCACCGACTCGGTGCCGATGTGCCGGTAGCCGGGCAGCTCGTGCGGGAACGACCCCATGTCGCAGGAGCCCTGCACGTTGTTCTGGCCGCGCAGCGGGTTCACCCCGACACCCTCGCGGCCGATGTTGCCGGTCAGCATCGCCAGGTTGGCCATGCCCATCACCATCGTCGAGCCCTGCGAGTGCTCGGTGACGCCGAGGCCGTAGTAGATCGCGCCGTTGCCACCGGTGGCGAACAGCCGGGCCGCCGCCCGGACGTCCTCGGCGGCGACACCGATCACCTCCTCCAGGATCTCCGGTGAGTGCTCCGGCGACGCGATGAACTCCACGTACTCCTCGACGCCCTCGCAGCGCGAGTCCAGGAACTCCTGGTCCATCAGCCCCTCGGTCACCACGACGTGCGCCATCGCGTTGACCAGCGCGACGTTGGTACCCGGCTGCAGCTGCAGGTGGTGCGCGGCCTCGATGTGCGGGGAGCGGACCAGATCGATCCGGCGCGGATCGGCGACGATCAGCTTCGCCCCCGCGCGCAGCCGGCGCTTCATCCGGGAGGCGAACACCGGGTGCGCGTCGGTCGGGTTGGCGCCGATGACCAGCAGCACGTCGCTGTGCTCGACCGAGGCGAACGTCTGGGTACCGGCCGAGGTGCCGAACGTCTGGTTGAGCCCGTAGCCGGTGGGGGAGTGGCAGACCCGCGCGCAGGTGTCGACGTTGTTGTTGCCGAACGCCCCGCGGACCATCTTCTGGACCGCGTAGACCTCCTCGTTCGTCGTCCGCGAGGAGGTGATCCCGCCGATCGCGCTCTGACCGAGTTCGTTGCGGATGGCGGAGAACCGGCGGGCGACCTCGCCGAGCGCGGTGTCCCAGTCGACCACCCGCCACTCGTCGTCGATCGAGTCGCGGATCATCGGGGACAGCTGCCGGTCGGGATGGTCGG is from Pseudonocardia autotrophica and encodes:
- a CDS encoding formate dehydrogenase subunit delta, with translation MSGTTTPELRMVHEIARQFADRPATESVETIAAHLRKFWAPAMITNLIEDADRGADLDPLVAGVVAELRPAG
- the fdhF gene encoding formate dehydrogenase subunit alpha, encoding MALLKETDYGTPARTSDTTVAVEIDGHAVEVPAGTSVMRAAAEAGIQIPKLCASDSLEPFGSCRLCLVEVEGGKGTPASCTTPCADGMVVATQTPQLEDLRRGVMELYISDHPLDCLTCPANGDCELQDMAGVVGLRDVRYGYEGANHLDEAKDTSNPYFDYDPSKCIACSRCVRACDEVQGTLALTLEGRGFDSRIVPGGAPDFLSSECVSCGACVQACPTSTLQEKSVVDLGMPNRTVLTTCAYCGVGCSFKAELRGDQLVRMVPHKDGGANEGHSCVKGRFAFGYADHPDRQLSPMIRDSIDDEWRVVDWDTALGEVARRFSAIRNELGQSAIGGITSSRTTNEEVYAVQKMVRGAFGNNNVDTCARVCHSPTGYGLNQTFGTSAGTQTFASVEHSDVLLVIGANPTDAHPVFASRMKRRLRAGAKLIVADPRRIDLVRSPHIEAAHHLQLQPGTNVALVNAMAHVVVTEGLMDQEFLDSRCEGVEEYVEFIASPEHSPEILEEVIGVAAEDVRAAARLFATGGNGAIYYGLGVTEHSQGSTMVMGMANLAMLTGNIGREGVGVNPLRGQNNVQGSCDMGSFPHELPGYRHIGTESVRDIYEQLWGTTLDPHPGLRIPNMFDAAVRGTFRGLFVQGEDIAQSDPNTRHVEAALTALDCLVVQDLFLNETARFAHVFLPGTSFLEKDGTFTNAERRINRVRPTTAPRTGKHEWQVVSEIAGLMGFDMGWDNSADIMDEIAATTPTFAGVSHRYLDEVGSVQWPCNDNAPLGTPIMHVDGFARGKGKLMTTSYVPTLERSTRRYPLILTTGRILSQYNVGAQTRRTANSSWHAEDLLEIHPHDAEDRGISDGEFVEISSRVGSTRLRARLSDRMPVGVVYTTFHHPVSGANVVTTENSDWATNCPEYKVTAVQVALRVEAGAETEGSGQAAAVVVAGD
- a CDS encoding glutaminase; the encoded protein is MRTPVPDYLAEVLDGVVADRSGRVADYIPDLADADPEVLGVAVTTVAGRTYAAGDADVEFSIQSISKPFAYAAALTDRGTEVVDATVGVEPSGEAFDELSLEGGTHRPKNPMINAGAIAVHHLLVGPDATGAARVERVVDFFSELAGRRLTVDESVYRSELDTADRNLAIAHMLRNYRVLSEPAAEVVDGYTRQCAVNVTVRDLAMMGATLANAGVHPVTGRRVLPAAVARRTMSVMAGSGMYDGAGDWLVRVGIPAKSGVAGGMLGALPGQLGLATVSPRLDAHGNSVRGVAICERLSRDMGMHLMEAEPYGSTVLRGTRVDGDATVVALQGAVQFSGAEAVLDRLATEPISTPEVVLDLSRVDRFSDVGRRMTLEGLRRLTLDGHTVAVIDPDGVLPDPDLGDGTRAQLRT